The Desulfitobacterium chlororespirans DSM 11544 genome contains a region encoding:
- a CDS encoding PucR family transcriptional regulator, translating into MSRRKVSSLDHSLPEAVTLGRFLEQQKLEPLREDPLFQEEILALSIQTLSFSSQESGLPEGGSNGLPGKSLSLPLAGSHVHLEDQGKYLRLRIAEGEEKTPRTQGSFLCLLSGTWEDFCTQAADWMEREKGRILGACEAFTRNLTEQITQGYGLSILAELKKTLGVDLFLLDKHFKVLSWEGGERFPFHPVSFVTPKLSHFKSMDLLLETPLGIGKWNDSQYKDLPLSWYPLAGHQGVLGYIGLGIGQGELDPVGRLFLYKTAVLLYFELAKAQSVEDTERQHYRDFLFDLLYNNFDSLEVVQSRGKLWGMDLTKPHLVVVGEIPGYDPDSIDQLAFQELLDTVSTALRNQPRTIFLERNDQIVLLYPLEGMIPLSQWEATAKKLLSPLLILLENLDEERSMMFGVGNLYPSTRFIHRSFQEAKSALELGQLFNLQERVILFQDLGVMRLLLNLEQQELEDFRNEVLGPLLKFDQENNLHLEETLLAYLASDGDLNLAGDRLFLHPNTLRYRLKKAAEVLDRDLNSLETRMNLFIALKIGRLKSLWQE; encoded by the coding sequence ATGTCTCGTAGGAAGGTGAGCAGCTTGGACCATAGTTTGCCTGAGGCAGTGACCCTGGGGCGTTTTCTTGAACAGCAGAAGCTGGAGCCTCTTCGTGAAGATCCCCTTTTTCAGGAAGAGATACTGGCCCTGTCTATCCAGACTTTATCTTTCAGCAGTCAGGAGAGCGGGCTCCCCGAGGGCGGGAGCAACGGACTCCCGGGCAAGTCCCTGAGCTTGCCCTTAGCCGGCAGTCATGTGCACCTGGAGGATCAGGGAAAATACCTTCGCCTTCGTATAGCGGAAGGTGAAGAAAAGACGCCCCGCACACAGGGCAGTTTCCTGTGCCTGCTCTCCGGGACTTGGGAGGACTTCTGTACCCAGGCCGCGGACTGGATGGAGCGGGAAAAAGGGAGAATCCTGGGCGCTTGCGAAGCGTTCACCAGGAATTTAACCGAGCAGATTACCCAGGGATACGGGTTGAGCATTCTTGCTGAGCTCAAAAAAACTCTGGGAGTCGATCTCTTTCTTTTGGATAAACACTTTAAGGTCTTGTCCTGGGAAGGAGGGGAGCGCTTCCCCTTTCACCCTGTTTCCTTTGTAACGCCGAAGCTCTCCCATTTCAAATCCATGGATTTACTGCTGGAGACTCCCTTGGGCATAGGGAAATGGAACGACTCCCAGTATAAAGACCTCCCTTTAAGCTGGTATCCTTTGGCAGGTCATCAGGGGGTGCTGGGATATATTGGCTTGGGAATCGGGCAAGGGGAGCTGGATCCGGTGGGGAGACTCTTCCTCTATAAGACGGCGGTCCTGCTTTACTTTGAGCTGGCCAAAGCCCAATCCGTAGAGGACACGGAGCGGCAGCATTATCGGGATTTCCTTTTTGATCTTCTCTATAATAATTTTGACTCTCTGGAAGTTGTGCAATCACGGGGCAAGCTTTGGGGAATGGATCTAACCAAACCCCACCTGGTGGTCGTTGGGGAGATCCCCGGCTATGACCCGGACTCCATAGACCAGCTGGCTTTTCAGGAACTTCTGGATACCGTGTCCACGGCCTTGCGCAACCAGCCCCGGACCATTTTCCTGGAACGCAATGATCAGATCGTACTTCTTTATCCTTTGGAAGGGATGATACCCCTCAGCCAATGGGAAGCCACCGCCAAAAAACTTCTCAGTCCTCTTTTAATCCTACTGGAAAACCTGGATGAAGAGCGGTCCATGATGTTTGGGGTGGGCAATCTTTATCCCTCCACCCGCTTTATCCACCGCAGCTTTCAAGAGGCTAAGTCCGCTTTGGAGCTGGGGCAATTGTTTAACCTCCAGGAGCGGGTAATCCTGTTTCAGGATTTGGGGGTGATGCGGCTTTTGCTCAATCTTGAGCAGCAGGAGCTGGAGGATTTTCGCAACGAAGTCCTGGGGCCTCTGCTTAAATTCGACCAGGAGAACAATCTGCACCTGGAGGAAACTCTGCTGGCTTATCTGGCTTCGGACGGAGATTTGAATCTGGCGGGAGACCGGTTGTTTCTCCATCCCAATACCCTGCGTTATCGTTTGAAAAAGGCTGCCGAGGTCCTGGATCGGGATCTGAACAGCCTGGAAACCCGGATGAATTTATTTATCGCCTTAAAAATCGGCCGGCTGAAGTCCCTCTGGCAGGAATAA
- a CDS encoding helix-turn-helix transcriptional regulator, with the protein MENKVEQLRRERGLNQEEFAKAIRVSRQTVSSIENGKYNPSLELAFAIADFFEKPIEEIFIYERRKENEKK; encoded by the coding sequence TTGGAAAATAAAGTAGAGCAGTTGAGAAGGGAGCGGGGGCTGAATCAGGAAGAGTTTGCCAAGGCCATTCGTGTTTCCAGGCAAACGGTCAGTTCAATCGAAAACGGAAAATATAATCCGTCTTTAGAGCTGGCCTTTGCTATAGCAGATTTCTTTGAAAAGCCCATAGAAGAGATTTTTATCTATGAAAGGAGAAAAGAGAATGAAAAAAAGTAA
- a CDS encoding type II toxin-antitoxin system RelB/DinJ family antitoxin: MVMADTTISIRLDVELKKQAEQLFSELGMNMTTAFNIFLRQAVRQQRIPFDIALENPNAETIAAMEEAELISRDPSVKGYTDVDQMMKELLADV, encoded by the coding sequence ATGGTTATGGCAGACACAACTATAAGTATTCGTTTGGATGTTGAATTAAAAAAACAGGCTGAGCAGCTTTTCTCTGAGCTCGGAATGAACATGACGACGGCCTTCAATATTTTCCTGCGTCAGGCCGTGCGTCAGCAGAGAATTCCCTTTGACATTGCTCTGGAGAATCCGAATGCCGAGACGATTGCTGCCATGGAAGAAGCTGAGCTTATCAGTCGTGACCCTTCGGTTAAAGGCTATACTGATGTCGACCAGATGATGAAGGAGCTTTTGGCCGATGTATGA
- a CDS encoding glycosyltransferase family 2 protein: MEKKRVLIGSPIRQNPHILKEFLDSLSGLEQGDLELSYIFVDDNECEESSRLLLNFKEKGLTTLIKGDKGEKRPGDYVCDDITHHWRDHLIQKVAGYKNLMIEKALEWGYDHLFLVDSDLILHPATLRHLVGAGKDIISEIFWTSWYPERQELPNVWLYDHYDMSPRQRGEKLSQKDLDIRMQGFIDQLRIPGVYEVGGLGACTLMSSKALQAGISFSEIKNLTLWGEDRHFCVRANALGLSLWVDTHYPAYHIYRESSMAGVEEFKAVCKGEKLPQQRSCVVQKQHKPKLTLSMVMKNEANKDLARVLREHRHYIDAAVIIDDGSTDNSIELCLSILQGIPLQIIGNSASKFANEVELRKQQWQATVATNPEWILNLDADEVFENRFRQEVRMLIEDPDTDVWYFRLYDFWDEDHYREDEYWNAHSTYRPFLLRYRPGFVAEWNEVAQHCGRFPKSITTLPYKLSSLRLKHLGWADPKNRMAKYQRYMELDPEARYGWKEQYESILDPNPRLVKWEE; encoded by the coding sequence ATGGAGAAAAAAAGAGTATTGATTGGCAGTCCTATACGGCAAAACCCCCATATACTGAAAGAATTCCTGGATTCCCTGAGCGGCCTCGAGCAGGGAGATCTGGAATTGAGCTATATCTTTGTTGATGATAACGAGTGCGAAGAATCCAGCCGATTGCTGCTGAATTTTAAAGAGAAGGGATTGACTACCCTGATCAAAGGGGACAAGGGGGAGAAAAGGCCGGGGGACTATGTATGCGACGATATCACCCACCATTGGCGGGATCACCTGATTCAGAAAGTAGCCGGATACAAAAATTTAATGATTGAAAAAGCCCTTGAGTGGGGGTATGATCATCTGTTTCTGGTTGATTCGGACTTAATCCTGCATCCGGCTACCCTCCGGCACCTTGTGGGCGCCGGCAAAGATATTATTTCGGAAATCTTCTGGACCTCCTGGTATCCGGAGCGTCAGGAGCTTCCCAATGTATGGCTCTATGATCACTACGATATGTCCCCTCGGCAAAGGGGAGAAAAATTAAGCCAGAAAGATCTGGATATAAGAATGCAGGGGTTTATCGATCAGCTGAGAATACCCGGGGTCTATGAGGTGGGGGGACTGGGAGCCTGTACCTTGATGAGCAGCAAAGCTTTGCAGGCAGGAATCAGTTTCAGCGAGATAAAAAACCTGACCCTATGGGGAGAAGACAGGCATTTTTGTGTAAGAGCCAATGCCTTAGGCCTAAGCTTATGGGTGGACACCCATTATCCGGCTTACCATATTTACCGGGAATCATCAATGGCAGGGGTAGAGGAATTTAAGGCCGTTTGTAAAGGGGAGAAACTGCCGCAGCAGAGGAGCTGTGTCGTTCAAAAGCAGCATAAACCGAAACTGACCTTGTCCATGGTCATGAAGAATGAAGCAAACAAAGATTTAGCAAGGGTGCTCCGGGAGCACCGGCACTATATTGATGCTGCGGTGATCATCGATGACGGAAGCACGGATAACAGCATAGAGCTGTGCCTGAGCATACTTCAAGGAATTCCCCTTCAGATCATTGGGAATTCCGCTTCTAAATTTGCCAATGAGGTAGAGCTGAGAAAGCAGCAATGGCAGGCAACTGTGGCAACTAACCCGGAATGGATATTAAACCTTGATGCCGATGAAGTGTTTGAGAACAGGTTCAGGCAGGAGGTCAGGATGTTGATCGAGGATCCTGACACAGATGTATGGTATTTCCGGCTTTATGATTTTTGGGATGAGGACCATTACCGGGAAGATGAGTATTGGAATGCCCACTCCACCTACCGGCCCTTTTTGCTGCGCTATCGGCCGGGCTTTGTTGCCGAGTGGAATGAGGTTGCCCAGCATTGCGGCCGTTTCCCGAAAAGCATAACCACCCTTCCCTACAAACTATCGTCATTACGACTAAAACACTTGGGCTGGGCCGATCCCAAGAACCGCATGGCTAAATATCAGCGCTATATGGAATTGGATCCGGAAGCCCGCTATGGTTGGAAAGAGCAGTATGAGTCCATTCTTGACCCTAATCCCAGGCTGGTGAAATGGGAGGAGTAA